Proteins co-encoded in one Candidatus Binatus sp. genomic window:
- a CDS encoding class I SAM-dependent methyltransferase, whose product MHFDAFLERCRAQWPEFDDAGRLARSRHPANRSLSHILGEIPGMATENKLRLLNCAVASLDQGEVYVEVGCYKGASLVGAAASNPHARIFACDNFSQFDGAAEALRRTLDAHTAPGQVTFHDMDFRDFLAAAPWRPARIGAYFYDGGHSFRDQYDGVALALPQLADDALVIIDDTNKRAARSANDLVARALPSFELILDLRTPGNHSPTWWNGVQVFRYLRRPGDHAIRFPGSGFAIRKFIYDDILLEMKHRRRALRKTIKDRLRRRQ is encoded by the coding sequence ATGCACTTTGACGCTTTCCTCGAGCGATGCCGTGCGCAATGGCCCGAGTTCGACGACGCCGGCCGCCTCGCTCGTTCGCGCCATCCCGCCAACCGCTCTCTCTCGCACATCCTCGGCGAAATTCCCGGAATGGCCACCGAGAACAAGCTGCGACTCCTCAATTGCGCCGTCGCCTCTCTCGATCAGGGCGAAGTTTACGTCGAGGTGGGATGCTACAAAGGCGCCAGCCTCGTTGGCGCCGCGGCCTCCAACCCGCACGCGCGCATCTTCGCATGCGACAATTTTTCGCAGTTCGACGGCGCCGCCGAAGCGCTCCGCCGCACGCTCGACGCGCACACCGCACCCGGCCAGGTCACCTTCCACGACATGGACTTCCGCGATTTCCTTGCCGCCGCGCCATGGCGCCCCGCACGCATCGGCGCCTACTTCTATGACGGCGGCCATTCCTTTCGCGATCAATATGACGGTGTCGCGCTCGCACTCCCCCAGCTCGCCGACGACGCTCTCGTCATCATCGACGACACCAACAAACGCGCCGCTCGTTCCGCCAACGACCTCGTCGCGCGCGCCCTGCCCTCGTTCGAACTCATCCTCGATTTGCGCACGCCCGGCAATCATTCGCCCACCTGGTGGAACGGCGTGCAGGTCTTTCGCTATCTCCGCCGGCCGGGTGACCATGCGATTCGATTCCCCGGCTCCGGCTTCGCCATCCGCAAATTTATCTACGACGACATCCTGCTCGAGATGAAACATCGCCGCCGCGCGCTGCGCAAAACCATCAAAGACCGCCTCCGTCGCCGGCAATAG
- a CDS encoding DUF935 domain-containing protein produces MKLYDAYGREVDTGMLREEQAAPTMAGVRNIYSVMHPSIGLTPERLTGILQQAEFGDPFLYLELAEEMEEKDLHYLAVLSTRKNAVAQLDLVVRAASNGSEDQRAAAMVREMIADGPLQLDSVLFDVLDALGKGFSATEIIWDTSGREWFPAQLKWRDPRWFAFDWISGEEILVRTLNGQAIPVQSETQTRLPTHFGGDGIYASVRRGIGIQPMTAPLAPYKFVTHFAKAKAGLPIRGGLARAAGWAYLFKNYVLKDWVTFTEVFGQPLRVGKYHPGASEQDKQALLQAVSKIGTDAAAIMPESMVIEFTEAHQNGSAELYQKFCEYLDAQVSKAVLGQTLTTEMPASGGSRAAAEVHEGVRRDILNADAKRLAATLARDLVRPIVELNMGPQARYPKIELGLPDDGDVKVFAEIVAMLADRGLRVGQKTILDKLGIAEASAGEPVLEALAYGRGEE; encoded by the coding sequence ATGAAACTCTATGATGCCTACGGACGCGAAGTTGATACAGGAATGTTGCGCGAAGAGCAGGCAGCGCCGACGATGGCGGGAGTGCGAAATATATATTCCGTGATGCATCCGTCGATCGGACTGACCCCGGAACGATTGACGGGAATCCTCCAACAAGCCGAGTTCGGAGATCCGTTTCTGTATCTGGAGCTGGCCGAGGAGATGGAAGAAAAGGACCTGCATTATCTGGCCGTGCTCAGCACGCGCAAAAATGCGGTCGCGCAACTGGACCTGGTGGTGCGGGCGGCGTCGAACGGGTCCGAGGATCAACGCGCCGCGGCGATGGTGCGCGAGATGATCGCCGACGGCCCGCTCCAACTCGACAGCGTGCTGTTCGACGTGCTCGATGCGCTGGGCAAGGGATTTTCGGCAACTGAAATTATCTGGGATACCTCTGGGCGCGAATGGTTTCCCGCGCAATTGAAATGGCGCGACCCGCGCTGGTTCGCGTTTGACTGGATATCGGGCGAAGAGATACTGGTGCGCACCCTGAACGGCCAGGCAATCCCGGTCCAGAGCGAAACGCAGACGCGATTACCGACCCATTTCGGCGGCGACGGAATATATGCGTCGGTGCGCCGCGGAATAGGAATACAGCCGATGACGGCGCCGCTGGCGCCCTACAAGTTTGTGACTCATTTTGCAAAGGCGAAAGCCGGTCTGCCTATACGAGGCGGGTTGGCGCGCGCCGCCGGGTGGGCATACCTGTTCAAGAACTACGTACTAAAGGACTGGGTAACGTTCACCGAAGTATTCGGGCAGCCTCTTCGAGTAGGCAAATACCATCCGGGCGCGTCGGAACAGGACAAGCAGGCACTACTGCAGGCGGTATCGAAAATAGGCACTGATGCGGCCGCGATAATGCCGGAGTCGATGGTAATAGAGTTTACCGAGGCGCATCAGAACGGCAGCGCGGAGTTGTATCAGAAATTTTGTGAGTATCTGGATGCGCAAGTGAGTAAAGCAGTGCTCGGGCAGACACTGACTACCGAGATGCCTGCTTCAGGAGGATCGCGAGCGGCGGCTGAAGTCCACGAGGGCGTGAGACGCGACATCCTGAATGCGGACGCGAAACGATTGGCGGCGACACTCGCGCGCGATTTGGTTCGGCCGATCGTCGAGCTGAACATGGGGCCGCAGGCGCGCTATCCGAAGATCGAATTGGGGCTGCCGGACGACGGCGACGTGAAAGTGTTCGCGGAGATCGTCGCGATGCTGGCGGATCGGGGACTGCGCGTTGGACAGAAGACGATTCTGGACAAGCTGGGGATCGCGGAGGCGAGCGCGGGCGAGCCGGTGCTGGAGGCGTTGGCGTACGGGAGGGGGGAGGAGTAG
- a CDS encoding endonuclease domain-containing protein, whose product MRPIEAPQQNARRLRHEQTDAERILWHYLRARQMRDAKFRRQFPIGPYFADFCSTERRVIIELDGAQHAEQTREDNTRTSFLNGHGYRVLRFWNNQVLADVDEVLRAIDAFLGGSKAE is encoded by the coding sequence ATGCGCCCGATTGAAGCGCCCCAGCAGAACGCGCGACGGCTGCGGCACGAACAGACCGACGCGGAACGAATCCTGTGGCACTATCTGCGAGCCCGCCAGATGCGCGACGCCAAGTTTCGCCGTCAATTCCCGATTGGGCCGTACTTCGCTGACTTTTGCTCGACTGAACGGCGCGTGATCATCGAACTCGATGGCGCTCAACATGCTGAGCAGACTCGCGAAGATAATACCCGCACCTCGTTTCTCAACGGGCACGGCTACCGGGTCCTTCGATTCTGGAACAACCAGGTGCTCGCAGACGTTGACGAAGTTCTCAGGGCGATTGACGCATTCCTCGGCGGTTCGAAGGCAGAATGA
- a CDS encoding phage protein Gp27 family protein: MKDKKRAKKSEPGGKPKRVPFRHVPAKTWKMKGMPTDLKEQFDALIGDGTFHTSSQLKKWLGDNGFEISSRSIRQYGENFERRLDAIRMATEQARIVCEEFKDDDAKMQTALLRLVQTRLFELLAVANEKPGPRKRGSAKIEPAKIAPVNIAAMARTVSGLVKAETEHQKWAEHTREKVAAVEQKVEDARAKGLSKNAADQIRSVLMEI; encoded by the coding sequence ATGAAGGATAAGAAGCGCGCGAAAAAAAGCGAGCCCGGCGGCAAGCCGAAACGGGTGCCGTTCCGGCATGTGCCTGCGAAGACGTGGAAGATGAAGGGGATGCCCACGGATTTGAAGGAGCAGTTCGACGCCTTGATCGGCGACGGCACCTTCCATACGTCGTCGCAATTGAAAAAATGGCTGGGGGACAATGGCTTCGAGATATCAAGCAGGTCGATCCGCCAATATGGGGAGAATTTCGAGCGGCGCCTCGACGCAATCCGGATGGCGACGGAACAGGCGCGAATCGTTTGCGAGGAATTCAAAGACGACGACGCGAAGATGCAGACCGCGCTGCTCAGGCTGGTGCAGACGCGCCTGTTCGAACTCCTGGCCGTCGCCAACGAGAAGCCGGGGCCCAGGAAGCGCGGCAGCGCGAAGATCGAGCCGGCGAAGATCGCGCCCGTGAATATCGCGGCAATGGCGCGCACCGTGTCGGGACTGGTGAAGGCCGAAACCGAGCATCAGAAATGGGCCGAGCACACGCGCGAAAAAGTGGCGGCGGTCGAGCAGAAGGTCGAGGACGCGCGCGCCAAGGGCCTGAGCAAAAACGCCGCCGATCAGATCAGATCCGTCTTGATGGAGATTTAG